A part of Streptomyces sp. NBC_01451 genomic DNA contains:
- a CDS encoding TolB family protein: MEVTLMFRASRAVLGTAVAIALAWTPAAAAQDRGHQGPDEPRTVRVSTAADDGQADGPSSGASISADGRQVAFTSTAPSLGCERLSPCLFLKDLTDGGLTRIDLGSGHTYDAPLSSADGSRVAFSAGTRFQAPYLYDSATGRSERLWPEDPPGSAELGRAQSISPDGTHVAYTVGGRNGGQTARLLYVRDTETGSEELISTAEEGDKSGASVSGDGNRVAYSVRGDAEGDDPNDVFVKDRATGARIHVDADLGAAHLIRITADGRRVLLNANYGVYVHDLGTGTSRRVADGTASSATADGRYAVVTGADGMRVRDLRTGLRGAELPLTAQVMGDSLAAKGRVVAFSSTASHLVPGDTNRQLDVFAFSGGLGKNPAPMPSVTERLGGPAGASHDPEMDESKLVTFTSEEDVFINAPLRVVQVNSDTEKPSSQSTPCSNGRMVGYLVPSAADGAPEIHVRYRATGNVTVLDSYQGVRFAWMGRPRISPTCQGVTYAATLPATDADPDPQPRVYRFKLDGGTTDVVSAPSGGPAGNPSIDYDGRYIAFEQGGDVYVRDLDTGDLSKVADAASAPSLSGRTIAFQQGRYVYVRDLDTGTTTARVRGAQPSLSRHGTEFAYTSGRSVYLLEIATGKRQLVSVDRWGGRNDLPAGHPSINADGTVVAFESASPDLVEGDTNGVTDIFLRTVR, encoded by the coding sequence GTGGAGGTCACGCTGATGTTCCGCGCCTCAAGAGCCGTGCTCGGCACGGCAGTCGCGATCGCGCTCGCCTGGACGCCGGCGGCCGCCGCACAGGACAGGGGTCACCAGGGGCCCGACGAGCCCCGTACCGTACGGGTGAGCACGGCCGCCGACGACGGTCAGGCCGACGGACCGTCGAGCGGGGCCTCGATCAGCGCCGACGGCCGCCAGGTCGCGTTCACGTCCACCGCGCCGAGCCTCGGCTGCGAGCGCCTCTCGCCGTGCCTGTTCCTGAAGGACCTGACCGACGGCGGCCTGACCAGGATCGACCTCGGCAGCGGCCACACCTACGACGCGCCGCTGTCCAGCGCCGACGGGAGCCGTGTCGCCTTCTCCGCCGGCACCCGCTTCCAGGCTCCTTACCTGTACGACAGCGCCACCGGTCGTTCGGAGCGGCTGTGGCCCGAAGACCCGCCCGGCTCGGCCGAGTTGGGCCGCGCCCAGTCGATCAGCCCCGACGGCACGCACGTCGCGTACACCGTCGGCGGCCGCAACGGAGGGCAGACCGCGCGGCTGCTGTACGTCCGGGACACGGAGACCGGCTCCGAGGAGCTGATCTCGACCGCCGAGGAGGGCGACAAGAGCGGCGCCTCGGTGAGCGGTGACGGCAATCGGGTCGCCTACTCGGTCCGGGGGGACGCCGAGGGCGACGACCCGAACGACGTCTTCGTCAAGGACCGGGCGACGGGCGCGCGCATCCACGTCGACGCGGACCTCGGGGCCGCCCATCTGATCCGGATCACGGCGGACGGCCGCCGGGTTCTCCTCAACGCCAACTACGGGGTGTACGTCCACGACCTGGGCACGGGCACATCGCGACGGGTGGCCGACGGAACCGCCTCCTCGGCCACGGCGGACGGCCGGTACGCCGTCGTCACGGGCGCGGACGGTATGCGGGTGCGTGACCTGCGGACGGGGCTACGAGGGGCCGAACTCCCGTTGACCGCCCAGGTGATGGGTGACTCACTGGCCGCCAAGGGGCGTGTGGTGGCGTTCAGTTCGACGGCGTCCCACCTGGTGCCGGGCGACACCAACCGGCAGTTGGACGTGTTCGCCTTCTCGGGCGGCCTCGGGAAGAACCCGGCCCCGATGCCGTCCGTCACCGAACGGCTCGGCGGACCCGCCGGGGCGTCCCACGACCCGGAGATGGATGAGAGCAAGCTCGTCACCTTCACCTCGGAGGAAGACGTCTTCATCAACGCGCCCCTCCGCGTCGTCCAGGTCAACTCCGACACGGAGAAGCCGTCGTCGCAGAGCACCCCCTGCTCCAACGGACGCATGGTGGGCTACCTGGTCCCGTCCGCCGCCGACGGCGCCCCGGAGATCCACGTCCGCTACCGCGCCACCGGCAACGTCACCGTCCTGGACTCGTACCAGGGCGTCCGCTTCGCCTGGATGGGGCGACCCCGGATCAGCCCCACCTGCCAGGGGGTCACCTACGCGGCGACCCTGCCCGCCACCGACGCCGACCCGGACCCGCAACCCCGCGTCTACCGCTTCAAGTTGGACGGCGGCACCACGGACGTGGTCAGCGCGCCCTCGGGCGGTCCGGCGGGCAACCCGTCCATCGACTACGACGGCCGGTACATCGCCTTCGAGCAGGGCGGCGACGTCTACGTCCGTGACCTGGACACCGGCGACCTGTCGAAGGTCGCGGACGCCGCCTCGGCCCCCTCCCTCAGCGGCCGGACGATCGCCTTCCAGCAGGGCCGGTACGTCTATGTCCGGGACCTCGACACCGGCACCACCACGGCCCGGGTCAGGGGCGCCCAGCCCTCGCTCTCCAGGCACGGCACAGAGTTCGCGTACACCTCGGGCCGTTCCGTGTACCTGCTCGAAATCGCCACGGGGAAGAGGCAGTTGGTCAGCGTCGATCGCTGGGGCGGCCGCAACGACCTCCCGGCCGGGCACCCTTCGATCAACGCCGACGGCACGGTCGTCGCGTTCGAGTCGGCCTCACCCGATCTGGTGGAAGGGGACACGAACGGGGTGACGGACATCTTCCTGCGGACAGTGCGGTAG
- a CDS encoding NAD(P)/FAD-dependent oxidoreductase, with protein MIDVLVAGGGPAGLAAAIHAALAGLQAVVVEPRTTPVDKACGEGVMPSGVAALRALGVEVTGRELRGIRYVDGATRAEASFRDHNGLGIRRTVLHSALHQRALDLGVRMLPGKVGEVRQNADTVTAAGTTARWLIAADGLHSPVRRSLGLELPGRPHGRYGLRRHYRIEPWTDFVEVHWSRHGEAYVTPVGDDLVGVAILSRSRRGYDEHLTAFPTLTPSLRGPAATEVRGAGPLRQRVRRRTAGRVLLVGDAAGYLDALTGEGIALALATAGAAVRCLAAGQPDKYERIWARLTRRHRLLTGALLAAGHRPATARLIVPAASRMPPVFSATVHALQ; from the coding sequence GTGATCGACGTACTCGTGGCCGGCGGCGGACCCGCCGGTCTGGCCGCCGCCATCCACGCGGCGCTCGCCGGCCTGCAAGCCGTCGTCGTCGAACCCCGGACCACGCCCGTGGACAAGGCCTGCGGCGAAGGCGTCATGCCCAGTGGCGTCGCCGCGCTGCGAGCACTGGGCGTCGAGGTCACCGGCCGCGAACTGCGCGGCATCCGCTACGTCGACGGCGCCACCCGCGCCGAAGCGTCCTTCCGCGACCACAACGGGCTGGGAATCCGCCGTACGGTGCTGCACTCCGCACTGCACCAGCGCGCTCTCGACCTCGGCGTGCGCATGCTGCCGGGCAAGGTCGGCGAGGTGCGCCAGAACGCGGACACGGTCACCGCCGCCGGAACCACGGCCCGCTGGCTGATCGCCGCCGACGGCCTGCACTCCCCGGTGCGCCGCAGCCTGGGACTGGAACTGCCGGGCCGCCCCCACGGCCGCTACGGACTACGTCGGCACTATCGCATCGAACCGTGGACGGACTTCGTGGAGGTCCACTGGTCCCGGCACGGCGAGGCCTATGTGACACCCGTCGGCGACGACCTGGTGGGCGTCGCGATCCTCAGCCGCAGCCGTCGCGGGTACGACGAACACCTGACCGCTTTCCCGACGCTCACCCCGTCGCTGCGCGGACCGGCGGCGACCGAGGTACGCGGCGCCGGACCGCTGCGGCAGCGCGTGCGGCGCAGAACCGCCGGCCGTGTCCTGCTCGTGGGCGACGCCGCCGGCTACCTGGACGCCCTCACCGGCGAGGGCATCGCCCTCGCGCTGGCGACGGCCGGGGCCGCCGTCCGCTGCCTGGCCGCCGGACAACCCGACAAGTACGAGCGCATCTGGGCCCGGCTGACCCGGCGTCACCGCCTGCTGACCGGAGCCCTGCTGGCCGCCGGCCACCGTCCCGCCACCGCCCGCCTCATCGTCCCCGCGGCATCCCGGATGCCCCCGGTGTTCTCAGCCACCGTCCACGCACTGCAGTAG
- a CDS encoding class I SAM-dependent methyltransferase: MDWSAWHDEYDTAESWMARRLRTVQQQVGAVLSDAPTGGLKVISLCAGEGRDLLGVLAEHPRRDDVRARLVELDPRNTAVAHERARRAGLHRVEVMTGDASLMAHYEDMAPADLVLVCGVFGNITDADIEHTIATCDQLCKTGGTVIWTRHRAKPDRVPLICEWFEAQGFELRWLSAPEAGFGVGVHQFLGASQPLRRSTRLFEFVGYDTLRRASGGGIPRP, from the coding sequence ATGGACTGGAGCGCTTGGCACGACGAGTACGACACGGCCGAGTCGTGGATGGCACGACGGCTGCGGACAGTTCAACAGCAGGTTGGCGCTGTCTTGTCTGATGCCCCGACCGGTGGGTTGAAGGTGATCAGCCTCTGCGCTGGGGAAGGCCGCGATCTTCTGGGTGTTCTGGCCGAGCATCCCCGCCGCGACGATGTGCGGGCGAGGCTTGTCGAGTTGGACCCGCGTAACACTGCGGTCGCTCATGAAAGGGCTCGTCGGGCTGGTCTGCACCGGGTTGAGGTCATGACCGGCGATGCCTCCCTCATGGCCCACTACGAGGACATGGCCCCTGCGGACCTTGTTCTGGTCTGTGGCGTGTTCGGGAACATCACCGACGCCGATATCGAGCACACCATCGCCACCTGCGATCAACTGTGCAAGACCGGCGGTACCGTCATCTGGACCCGGCATCGCGCCAAGCCTGACCGGGTACCACTGATCTGCGAATGGTTCGAAGCGCAAGGCTTCGAACTCCGCTGGCTGTCGGCACCGGAAGCGGGCTTCGGCGTCGGTGTGCACCAGTTCCTCGGCGCATCTCAACCCTTGCGCCGTAGCACCCGCCTGTTCGAGTTCGTCGGCTACGACACGCTCCGTCGAGCAAGTGGCGGAGGAATCCCTCGGCCGTAA
- a CDS encoding GNAT family N-acetyltransferase produces MARIGCLIDRPPIRRENVRTSLPTPSLHTARLRLRAFEDADANDLFALHSNAYVLRYWDAPPWSDRVRAARFITACREMAHEGTGARLAVDHVSDGTFIGWCSLNRWNPDHRSASLGYCFADAAWGHGYATEAARALLRWAFDTLDLNRVQAETDTRNVASARVLEKLGFVREGTLREDCVVDGEVSDSWVYGLIRREWQPLPEPVPAR; encoded by the coding sequence GTGGCCCGCATCGGCTGTCTGATTGATCGCCCACCGATCAGGAGAGAGAACGTGAGGACGTCGCTGCCCACTCCCTCGTTGCATACTGCTCGCCTTCGGCTGCGTGCCTTCGAAGACGCTGATGCGAATGACCTCTTCGCGCTGCACAGCAACGCCTACGTGCTGCGCTACTGGGACGCGCCACCGTGGAGCGACCGCGTACGCGCCGCGAGGTTCATCACGGCGTGCCGGGAGATGGCGCACGAGGGCACCGGGGCGCGGCTGGCCGTGGATCATGTCTCCGACGGGACGTTCATCGGCTGGTGCAGCCTGAACAGATGGAATCCGGACCACCGCAGCGCGTCGCTCGGCTACTGCTTCGCCGATGCAGCGTGGGGCCACGGCTACGCGACCGAGGCCGCGCGCGCTCTGCTGCGGTGGGCATTCGACACGCTGGACCTCAATCGCGTCCAAGCTGAGACCGATACGCGCAACGTGGCTTCTGCCCGCGTGCTGGAGAAGCTCGGCTTCGTGCGTGAAGGGACGTTGCGGGAGGACTGCGTCGTCGACGGCGAGGTCTCCGACTCGTGGGTGTACGGGCTGATCAGGCGGGAGTGGCAGCCGTTGCCCGAGCCGGTTCCCGCCCGCTGA
- a CDS encoding isoprenylcysteine carboxyl methyltransferase family protein yields MIWYGLLVAAVAAERVAELVVARRNERWSTARGATETGQGHYPAMVALHTGLLIACPAEVWLADSPFVPALAWPMLTMLTGAQALRWWCIHTLGPRWNTRVIVVPGMALVTGGPYRWRWLRHPNYVAVVAEGVALPMVHTAWITATVFTVLNAALLAVRIRCENRALTTAATPTTTASA; encoded by the coding sequence ATGATCTGGTACGGACTGCTGGTGGCCGCCGTCGCCGCCGAGCGTGTCGCCGAACTCGTCGTCGCCCGCCGCAACGAACGGTGGAGCACCGCCCGCGGCGCGACCGAGACCGGCCAAGGTCACTACCCGGCCATGGTCGCCCTCCACACCGGCCTGCTGATCGCCTGCCCGGCCGAGGTATGGCTGGCGGACAGCCCCTTCGTACCCGCTCTGGCCTGGCCGATGCTGACCATGCTCACGGGCGCCCAGGCACTGCGGTGGTGGTGCATCCACACCCTGGGACCCCGCTGGAACACCCGGGTGATCGTCGTACCCGGAATGGCGCTGGTGACGGGCGGCCCCTACCGGTGGCGGTGGCTTCGGCATCCGAACTACGTGGCCGTCGTCGCCGAAGGCGTCGCCCTTCCCATGGTGCACACCGCCTGGATCACCGCGACCGTGTTCACGGTACTCAACGCCGCCCTGCTCGCCGTACGCATCCGTTGCGAGAACCGGGCGCTCACCACCGCGGCCACACCGACCACAACCGCGTCGGCGTGA
- a CDS encoding class I SAM-dependent methyltransferase, whose translation MPRSDPAPHRPAWYFPEYTPVGIDLGSTSAVAAYDRNQGTDPDADDALLDRLEVAEGSHLVDLACGTGSLAVQAARRGAVAHGVDVSEEMLASAQARSERFGVAPHWHHAGFLDYSHSGPLVDVVTTKSALHQLPDFWKQQALLKAAGMLRPGGTFYLWDVIFAFGPTSAEEHLQQWIDTEGRPEGEGFTRADFEAHVRDEFSTYSWIIEGMLQRAGFDIVSSTSPRPTHAEFRCRRR comes from the coding sequence ATGCCACGAAGCGACCCCGCACCTCACCGTCCCGCCTGGTACTTCCCCGAGTACACACCTGTCGGCATCGACTTGGGATCCACGTCCGCGGTTGCTGCCTACGACCGTAATCAGGGCACCGACCCCGATGCCGATGACGCGTTGCTGGACCGCTTGGAGGTTGCCGAGGGCAGTCACCTGGTCGACCTGGCGTGCGGCACCGGCTCATTGGCCGTCCAGGCCGCGCGACGCGGTGCCGTCGCCCACGGTGTGGACGTCTCCGAGGAAATGCTCGCCTCCGCTCAGGCGCGGTCCGAGCGGTTCGGGGTCGCTCCGCACTGGCACCATGCCGGATTCCTGGACTACAGCCACAGCGGCCCACTGGTTGATGTGGTCACCACGAAGTCGGCCCTGCACCAGCTCCCGGATTTCTGGAAGCAGCAGGCACTGCTCAAAGCCGCCGGGATGCTCCGTCCCGGTGGCACCTTCTATCTATGGGACGTGATCTTCGCCTTCGGGCCGACCAGCGCGGAGGAGCACCTTCAGCAGTGGATCGATACCGAGGGCCGCCCCGAGGGGGAGGGCTTCACCCGGGCCGACTTCGAAGCCCATGTCCGCGACGAGTTCTCCACCTACTCCTGGATCATCGAGGGAATGCTGCAGCGAGCTGGGTTCGACATCGTCTCCAGTACTTCTCCCCGCCCCACTCACGCGGAGTTCCGTTGTCGCCGCCGATAG
- the ilvY gene encoding HTH-type transcriptional activator IlvY, producing MQDHDQYRLFLHLAETLSFTRTAADCHVSPATLSRAVQRLEGATGHRLLERGPHGVSLTRHGRAFRRYAAEALDLWACYRSEDTVDDLSGHLRVFASVTACESLLPDLLSPLRNAHPRVHISLRTGDASSAFTLLDRGEADLAVAALPDRTPATLLTRQIAHTPLVLVQAADAPAAEQVPAVSQPFVLPRQGLVRTAADHWFRSLGIHPHIAAEADGHEALLALVALGYGTGIIPGLVLRHSGVRNRLRQLPTSSHPGRLAIGVCIRRADLHRPLIAAAWAVTRPGRGSGSQHAAPS from the coding sequence ATGCAGGACCACGACCAGTACCGGCTCTTTCTGCACCTCGCAGAGACGCTCAGCTTCACCCGTACCGCTGCGGACTGCCACGTCAGCCCCGCCACTCTGTCCCGGGCCGTGCAGCGGCTGGAAGGCGCCACCGGACACCGGCTCCTCGAACGCGGCCCGCACGGAGTGTCCTTGACCCGGCACGGCCGCGCCTTCCGCCGCTACGCAGCCGAAGCACTGGACCTGTGGGCCTGCTACCGCAGCGAAGACACGGTCGACGACCTCAGCGGGCACCTGCGGGTGTTCGCCTCCGTCACCGCATGCGAGAGCTTGTTGCCCGACCTGCTCAGCCCGCTCCGCAACGCCCACCCTCGCGTGCACATCTCCTTACGCACCGGTGACGCCTCGTCCGCCTTCACTCTCCTCGACCGAGGCGAGGCCGACCTCGCCGTCGCAGCCCTCCCCGACCGCACCCCCGCCACTCTGCTCACTCGGCAGATCGCACACACCCCGCTCGTCCTCGTCCAGGCCGCCGACGCGCCGGCCGCCGAGCAGGTGCCTGCCGTCAGTCAGCCCTTCGTCCTGCCCCGTCAAGGACTCGTCCGTACCGCCGCTGACCATTGGTTCCGAAGCCTGGGCATCCATCCGCACATCGCCGCCGAGGCCGACGGCCACGAAGCCCTGCTGGCCTTGGTCGCCCTCGGCTACGGCACCGGAATCATCCCCGGCCTCGTGCTGCGGCACAGCGGCGTCCGAAACAGACTTCGACAGCTGCCCACATCTTCACATCCCGGCCGGCTCGCCATTGGTGTCTGCATCCGGCGGGCCGACTTGCATCGGCCTCTCATCGCCGCAGCCTGGGCGGTCACCCGGCCTGGTCGAGGCAGCGGATCACAGCACGCGGCGCCGTCGTAA
- a CDS encoding type III polyketide synthase, which yields MTRITAVHGALAPHRRTQSEITDMVARTCLPEGTDRAVLDRLHRSAKVGSRHMTLPLERYAELDGFGASNDVFITAATDLGAEAVQGALHKAGLSASDVDLLIFTSVTGIATPSVDARLVGRLGLRPDVKRLPLFGLGCAGGAAGLARMHDYLLGRPEHVAVLLAVELCSLTFQRNDASMANLVASGLFGDGAAAVAACGANRAVRPEQSAGPTIVDTRSHLYPDTGRVMGWDIKDTGFQVVLDPKVPDVVRRYLADDVEGFLGDHGIKPKDVTAWVCHPGGPKVLEAVTEALDLPDGALDVTWRHLADVGNLSSASVLHVLRDTLSQRRPPPGTPGVLLAMGPGFACELVLLRW from the coding sequence ATGACGCGGATCACCGCAGTTCACGGTGCCCTGGCACCGCACCGTCGCACCCAGTCCGAGATCACCGACATGGTGGCCCGGACCTGCCTGCCCGAGGGAACCGACCGCGCCGTCCTGGACCGGCTGCACCGCAGCGCGAAGGTCGGCTCACGTCACATGACGCTGCCGCTCGAACGGTACGCGGAACTGGACGGGTTCGGTGCCTCCAACGACGTCTTCATCACCGCCGCCACCGACCTGGGCGCCGAAGCCGTCCAAGGTGCCCTGCACAAGGCCGGCCTGAGCGCCTCCGACGTGGACCTGCTCATCTTCACCTCCGTCACCGGCATCGCCACTCCCTCGGTCGACGCACGGCTGGTCGGCCGCCTAGGCCTGCGGCCGGACGTCAAACGGCTGCCCCTGTTCGGCCTGGGGTGCGCCGGTGGCGCCGCCGGCCTGGCCCGTATGCACGACTATCTGCTGGGCCGGCCCGAGCACGTGGCGGTGCTGCTCGCGGTGGAACTGTGCTCACTCACTTTTCAGCGCAACGACGCCTCCATGGCCAACCTGGTCGCCTCCGGGCTGTTCGGCGACGGCGCCGCCGCGGTCGCCGCCTGCGGCGCGAACCGTGCGGTCCGCCCGGAGCAGAGCGCCGGCCCGACGATCGTGGACACCCGCAGCCACCTGTATCCGGACACCGGACGCGTCATGGGCTGGGACATCAAGGACACCGGATTCCAGGTCGTCCTCGACCCGAAGGTCCCCGATGTGGTGCGCCGTTACCTCGCCGACGACGTCGAGGGGTTCCTCGGCGACCACGGGATCAAGCCGAAGGACGTGACCGCCTGGGTGTGCCACCCCGGCGGACCCAAGGTCCTGGAAGCCGTCACCGAAGCCCTCGACCTCCCCGACGGCGCCCTCGATGTGACCTGGCGTCACCTGGCCGACGTCGGCAACCTGTCCTCTGCATCGGTGCTCCACGTACTGCGCGACACCCTCTCCCAACGCCGCCCGCCGCCGGGCACCCCGGGTGTACTGCTGGCCATGGGACCCGGCTTCGCCTGCGAACTGGTGCTGCTGCGCTGGTAG
- a CDS encoding protein TolB, which produces MSGRAVTVSGISLSTAPLLAFTGTTAGAAQHAPRTERLSTAADGTQGDGASSAAVTTPNGRYSAFRSPATNLVPEEVTCPGTYSYIRELTTGEVTKIEQALSTPRLSADGRWAAYTDRGCRKINAFLSDLSTGTRIRVGALDGRDTASSPTVSEDGRYIAYRWLGHPEFPTRIDLYDRLTGTRETVSAGPQDSNRDTDRPSISGDGRRVGYQDNGTGDVWVADRVTGAQTEADDSTPSTVVQLSANGHVLALDSADGSSVRDLRAGRVRHFPGVRVLAVSPDGQRLLTRDADARLTLRGLRGARELPVGHGSATAGSVSAHGRSAVHSTEDADVVPDDTNGLYDVFQWRSR; this is translated from the coding sequence ATGTCCGGCAGAGCTGTGACCGTGTCCGGCATTTCCTTATCGACGGCGCCGCTGCTCGCGTTCACCGGAACGACCGCCGGTGCCGCGCAGCACGCGCCCCGGACGGAGCGGCTCAGCACCGCCGCCGACGGCACCCAGGGCGACGGCGCCTCCAGTGCGGCCGTCACCACGCCGAACGGCCGCTACAGCGCGTTCCGTTCGCCGGCCACCAACCTGGTGCCCGAGGAGGTCACCTGCCCGGGCACCTACTCCTACATCCGTGAACTGACAACCGGCGAGGTCACCAAGATCGAGCAGGCGCTGAGCACGCCCCGGCTCAGCGCCGACGGACGCTGGGCCGCGTACACCGACCGGGGCTGCCGCAAGATCAACGCCTTTCTGTCCGACCTGAGCACGGGCACCAGAATCCGGGTCGGGGCCCTCGACGGCCGGGACACCGCGTCCTCGCCGACCGTCAGCGAGGACGGTCGCTACATCGCCTACCGGTGGCTCGGGCACCCTGAGTTCCCGACCCGCATCGACCTCTACGACCGTCTGACCGGCACCCGTGAGACCGTCAGCGCGGGCCCGCAGGACTCCAACCGGGACACGGACAGACCGTCGATCAGCGGCGACGGCCGCCGGGTCGGCTACCAGGACAACGGCACCGGTGACGTGTGGGTCGCCGACCGCGTCACCGGCGCGCAGACCGAGGCCGACGACAGCACGCCCTCGACCGTGGTCCAGCTGAGCGCCAACGGCCATGTCCTGGCGCTGGATTCGGCCGACGGCTCCTCTGTACGGGACCTGCGCGCGGGCCGCGTCCGGCACTTCCCCGGCGTCCGCGTCCTGGCCGTCAGCCCGGACGGGCAGCGGCTGTTGACGCGGGACGCGGACGCGAGACTGACCCTGCGCGGCCTGCGCGGCGCACGCGAGCTCCCCGTCGGACACGGCAGCGCCACCGCGGGCTCGGTCTCCGCCCACGGCCGCTCCGCCGTCCACTCCACGGAGGACGCGGACGTCGTCCCCGATGACACCAACGGCCTGTACGACGTCTTCCAGTGGAGGTCACGCTGA
- a CDS encoding UbiA family prenyltransferase: MGTPEQSTTGGPEASWAGRVTGLAGACHPGPVVAVTALMAALAVTAGQSAARCVLTAAAVLTGQLSVGWCNDAFDARRDIAAGRRGKPVVDGTVGVTEVWVAAYAALALCVPLSFACGLWAGTVHLAGVAAAWAYDLRLKATAWSWAPYAVGFAGLPAFVALGLPGQPWPAWWVVAAGALLGVGAHLGDVLPDIRGDLATGVRGWPHRLGPDRALLLLPVPLVAASAVLVLGPAGPPGRWGVAALVVTVLVSVAGTVLGRRWERLAFAAAVAVAVVDVTLLLVRGTGIA; the protein is encoded by the coding sequence GTGGGCACTCCCGAGCAGTCGACGACCGGCGGCCCCGAGGCGAGTTGGGCCGGCCGGGTGACCGGTCTTGCGGGGGCGTGCCATCCCGGGCCGGTCGTGGCGGTGACAGCCTTGATGGCCGCGCTCGCCGTCACCGCCGGCCAGAGCGCCGCGCGCTGTGTCCTGACCGCCGCCGCCGTGCTGACCGGGCAGTTGTCCGTCGGCTGGTGCAACGACGCGTTCGACGCGCGCCGGGACATCGCGGCCGGCCGCCGGGGCAAACCCGTCGTCGACGGCACGGTCGGCGTGACGGAGGTGTGGGTGGCCGCGTATGCGGCGCTGGCGCTGTGTGTGCCGTTGTCGTTCGCCTGTGGTCTGTGGGCGGGCACCGTTCACTTGGCCGGAGTGGCGGCGGCGTGGGCGTACGACCTGCGGCTCAAGGCGACAGCGTGGTCCTGGGCGCCCTACGCGGTGGGCTTCGCCGGCCTCCCGGCGTTCGTCGCGCTGGGCTTGCCGGGGCAGCCATGGCCGGCCTGGTGGGTTGTCGCCGCCGGGGCGCTGCTGGGGGTCGGCGCCCATCTGGGTGACGTACTGCCGGACATTCGTGGGGATCTGGCGACGGGCGTACGGGGGTGGCCGCACCGACTGGGCCCGGACCGCGCACTGCTGCTGTTGCCGGTGCCGCTGGTGGCCGCGTCCGCGGTTCTGGTGCTGGGGCCCGCCGGACCACCCGGCAGGTGGGGAGTGGCCGCGCTCGTCGTGACCGTGCTGGTATCGGTGGCGGGGACGGTACTGGGACGCCGCTGGGAGCGGCTGGCGTTCGCGGCGGCGGTCGCCGTGGCGGTGGTGGACGTGACGTTGCTGCTGGTGCGCGGTACCGGGATCGCCTGA